DNA from Daucus carota subsp. sativus chromosome 1, DH1 v3.0, whole genome shotgun sequence:
CTTTGTTAAAAACACCCTGCAACAGCCTCACAAAACATATTCAGTATCAATAACAATCATAATCCAATCAAGAAGAGTATCCTAAAACACAACTAATTAATTAGATGCCATCTATAGAACAAAAATCGAACCGAGTACCGAAACCAgtaataataatcaaaatctACTCAGTAAGTGTACCTTTTGGAAGGAAAGATATGAGTTATAGAAGCAAGAATTCAGAGTTTTTGAGCTTTGTTGGAGAAGAAACCAAGTATACATAgggataataaaatttattgatgATCTCTCTCCCAAAGATATCACTATTTATAACAAAATTGATCTATGTAAAACGTGTACGTGGAGGTGTATGTAATTATGAAATTTCGGCCGTTCTTGAGTAACGGATGCTTTATATAAAGAGAAGCCCACTGTTTTTATATAATAGTTGTTCCCGGATATTGTTCTCTTCTAGTCTCACATCACGCGCGTGAACGTTCGTCGCtcttagaatatattttttcttataaaagaATGATTTAATAATCTTTATTCCAGTAACAAGAGTAAAAAATCAACTTGATTATTGTTAATcccttttataaaattttaaaattctagaTATATATTTTCTCTCATTCTTTCTCCAAATTTTCAGTTCCCTTATTTCATATGTTAAATCTAAATTTTAGATAACCAATATAgagaataatatataaaaataatattataattcaagaatagttattatatatataattttagacaacaaatgcaaaaaaaatgcaaaaaacatgtatggAGATACTCGTGTATCTTCTTAAGTATGTTATATCTtacataaaactaaaattagAATAGACGATATATTCATGAGATTAAATTTTCAGTGATTACTTAAAAATTCATTTGAATTAATCAATTTAGttaattatctaaaatatagATGATGAGTTGATATACAAAACACTATtctctatatctatatctcCAACATTATCGGACATATAATATAAAGAGTTAATATATAGATGAATAATTTATTCTCACcaatttaactaatttaatcAGGATTGTATAATTGAATCCGCTTTTAAATTGGttgattttgtttgattttataatagtttaatttattaatttacattattttatttgaaaatagtaTATTATGAATGCGTCTTTATATAACAAATCattgaaattcaaaatttcatgaTTAATACATAAGCAAGGTTTCTAAAGAGCacaaaacataaattattattttgctaaacttatttaattaataaggaTGATAAAGTAATACATGTTTAAAAACTAAATGTATTATAACTTTATAATAAATACTCTTATATTCTACGCGCCAGACAATGCAGTCAGATTAAACTCGATCACCAAATTTCAGTTACACTTTGTAAAGATATATTATCATATCCATTACGTCTTCATACTTTTTGCTTTATTTTACTTAACTTTCTATGTTTGGAGTTCGTTCTTATCACATATCTTTACTATTCATTCTTATCACAATATTACGTGGATAACTGCTGGATATGTGTTAATGTGATCTTCGATAGCAACTCTTTTGTAAACGTGTATGATATGGGTTACTATTCATTCTTATCACAATATTACGTGGATAACAGTTGGATATGGGTTAATGTGATCTTCGATagcaatttttttgtaaatatgtaCGATATGGGTTACAATACGGCCCTGCACCCTACAATATTATGAACAATAAAGGCCCACAAGAAAAAAATCCCACTTATTAaggtattttataatttattaattatttttgtaataaattaataagGATTAATGAAAGCCCAATAGACGTCCATGATTGAGATACGTGGGCTATGAAACCTTAAGGCACGATCCCCAGCCCTGTCAGGCCCGTACCTCAAATTCTTAGTCTAAATTGGCGTCTCATAAAAAGATCCAGAATCTTAGAATTCTAAATGGATTTTTATTCACAGTCTCACAGATAACTACCCGAGTTTTAAATAATCACCAACGACTGATCAAAGATGAAATCTATCTTATTACAAACTTTAACACCTATTTCTACTCTATCTCAAACACCCGAAATATCTATATAAAAAGTCGTAGTCCTCAAAACTAGAACTAAAATTTTTAACTTGATTCTTTGCAAACACAAAGATACACAGATATCTCGTAAGCACCCGGTTTAGTCCCAAAATACGAGAGTGCAGCTAGATTAACGTCAATGAATAGAATTTTTTGATTATCAActgtgaataattttttcaatacaAGTTAGTTCCATATTACAAATCCGGATCCGTCACTGTCAGCAATTATATACAGACACCGCTTTGCTAACAATATACCACATTTCAAAAGATAGTGTAACAGCATAAAAGATCTGTGGAAAGAAGGAAAGTATAGGTCTGATTAAAATGTAACCAAAAACATATCATATTGAACAGTCCCAGGATTAAAATGACAAACCTTGATGCCTCAACTCTTCAACAGTCCCAGGATGCACTCACATTTTAAGttaacggtcgaaaatagctattttcAACATttgacggtcgaaaatagcagcttttcttgtagtgcaaACTTCtgttctatatttttatttgcagCCGTAGTAGGTAATTTTCAAGCCACATGAATTAGTATAGCTGTATATTTTGTCATTTATTTCTCCTTTATTACTGGTGTGCaggtatttaaaaatatgtaaccAGACAATCCGacaactaaaattaaaactCAAAGAAACAGAACGtgtaataactaataataaGACACTGGGATTGAATCTAAGGTAAATTTGAATTCCCCTAATTAATGTTGACCCTGACCCCAAATTCCTAATTCCATCGTagcatataatttatttgtgaaTCCAAAAAATAGTAGAAGGGAGCattttatattcttaattcTACTAAATAACTAAACTGATTGGAAGAGCTAAATAATTACAGCAAAATAAAATGTTGGTAATCAGTGGATTGCATGATTGAATTACCTTTAGTCAGTTGCTCTTGACCCTGACAAATTTAATCCTTATCTTTGTAGTTGGGATCAGAGGagacataaataattttgtttcgAAGACTTGAGGATTCCCTTCATCATCAAGTAAGGAGGCTTCAAATGTGACATAGTAAGTTGTCCCGTTTTCAGCATCCAATGTTCTCAATACATCAATCACACGGAGAACTTTAACTTTGTCATatatttcatcatcttcatcctgTGCATttgcatatgtatatatagtttaAATATGATCAGATTACAACAATAGTAATATGGGGtttaaaaagtaaaagaaaTGTAGAAGAACACTTGAGACAAACCTTATCACTGTCAAACCGGTGGAGAGCAATGTTATACTGGTGGAGAACAAACTCACAGAGATTGAGGGGCAGATCAAAGGATGTCGGTGACAGCCAATCGGGATATGGTACTTTGGGTTCACAATACTACAGTGCCACACAATAAAGATAATCTTATAGACCAATAACGGAGAACAAGCCCCTCatgacaaataaattacatgtttgtgtgttgtgtgtgtgtgtgtgtgtgagagagagagagaggggggtaCCGTACGAAGTGGAGAACATTAGCTGATTGTGGTTCTTTCTCATCGAAATCAGAGAGCTTTTCCATACTAAAGGGAAATATGGGGAGGAATCGCACACCCACATAATCAATTTCTTCCGGAGGGTCTATTTCTTCTCCTGACATCAATTTCCTAACAAGGACAATCTTAAAGGATGAATAGGGTACATCTGGTGGAAAAGCACAATCTAACACAGTTGCTTGGAATTGGTAGTCACCAGAAGAGGAGGCGGCCTGAAAACTGATATTCAAATCTGTACCAATACAACCAAAACTCATCGCCTTCACCACTCGTACATTACCATAGCACGTACGCTTTCCCTGATAACTGTTGTACACCGCAACCGAGAGAGATGAAGCAGAGTAATCAAACGAGCTTTAGGGATCGTAACCTCGGGTGGTTTGTAATAACAGTATAAGTAACCAATACCAACGAGCCCAAAATAATCTCTGTATGGATACGACCCAacatcaaaaccctaattacaaaaattacaaaaaattcaaCATACATCCACAGAgccaaaaatataaagaatttagGAAGAGATTAATACATACACGGCTTTTCGCTTCGTCTCTGTGGTATCGTCTCATATCTTTTTGATATTCTCTCGTAGCGATTTTTTCGTCCTCGCTAAGTTTGATATAATCATCAATACTGCGGTACACAAGAGCTTCTTGATcatctttttcaaaatctcCAGTAAATTTGTATCTTTCCTCGTATGTTTCCTCTTGAACCTTAACTGCTCTGAGAAATTGGGGATACAAGTCCTTCCTCCACATCTGGCGACTCGGGGGAACATGTACATGATCAGGGGGGTTTCCTTTTTCTTCCAAGAAGTCCTTGGCGAATGGAAAGTTACGCCTGTAATCAATGGCTGCTCTGTCGATGCGCGGCCTCGTTCCCGTCTTTCCCCAAATTTTCACTTCGACTTCTTCGTCCGTCAGCTCGCTAATCTTCCTTATTCTCTTCTCGCCAATGCTGGCCATTGTGAAACCCTAATTTGCTTTCCTGCCTTCAGGTAACATGAGGCCCGTTTTTGGCATGAGTTAAAAACCTGCGAGTAGTACGTGCGTTGTGGACGGTTATGTTAGTTAAAAATAATGGTTAAGATCGtgtatactaataaaaaataaaaaagtttgtCATATATAAgatcttatttttctagtatcTGCCCATGAGCATATATTAAGCGttgaattttatagatttggaagattttgattcGCTCTCATATTTTAATTACGTAGCTGATTTCCGAGTTGTTGGTTTGGCTGTGTTTGTATTACTGAATCAGTAGTCGTTACCACCGAATATCTTTTCGCAGGGTTCTTCCCTTTGATGTTGGCTTATCTACTAACCATATGATGCTTTAGCTAGAAACTGTTCGTTGCATTGAAGCAACATAAATATGTTTGTATTGTCTTCGactaaaaatcaaaaactatTTGACTTTGAAACTATttaaattgcataaaaagtgATCAACACATTTATACAAAAGAAAGAGCTTACCGACTAAATgaattacaattttttaaatattaagttatttatttatacaagTGATTAGTAGAAGCCATTAATACATACTTGCACACTCACATAGGTTACTGCCTGCGCTCCAGTAATTTGTCTCGTGCCACGTGTAGCTGCTTAATAGCAACGCTGATGTCAATGCGCTCTCTGGGCATTTCTGCTGAACATAGTATCCCCACTTCAAATATTGATGTCAGGCAAACCTCCAAGGTAGCTTTGTTGTATGACTGATTTGATGTCAAATTGTGATCTTCTTGATCCATTATGATCCTCGGGTCAACAATGTTCATCACTCTTTGTGGGAGTGCATTCCTCACATATTCGTGAAGATTATTGCTATTGGCCACCAATATGCTGCTAGATGTAGGTCGTTTTCCCGAAAACATTTCTAGTAAGAGAATTCCGTAGCTATATACATCTCCCTCGGCAGAGATCTCCAAGCCCATTCCATATTCTGCAAAACTAAAAGGTTAAGATAGTGGCCTAAATGATATCTCAGTGTCTCAATATGTATTATATTGTTCACCTATATTAGAAGCACCCGTTACATAAATTAATTTCAAGTAGAATATAGTAATAGTGAAAATTTTTAATGTAGAGCAGTACTAgataatgaaaagaaaaatattgtCGGTTGTTACCTGGCGGAATATATCCAACTGTTCCGTGGACTCCGGTTGAACTCGGTTGTGCTTGATTGGGGTCACTTGTAGTAGCAAAGGAGAACCTCGCCAAACCAAAATCACCTACACGAGCAACAAATTCTTCATCAAGAAGAATATTGCTCGGCTTTATGTCACTGTGAATAATACTTGTGTAGCTGTGATGATGCAGGTAATCCACTCCAAGTGCAACATCAATGCAAATATTAAGTCTCTGGAGAAGAGTCAagtttctttcatttgtttgaTAAAAAGGACTTGGATGTAACCAACTGTCCAGACTCCCATTCATCATAAACTCAAAAACCAATGCCTTAAAGTCATTGCCTTTAAAGTCCGTGCTAGAGCATGCTGTAATGATCTTGATGAGATTCCGGTGACGAATATTTCTCAAAGTCTCACACTCTGCAATAAAACTTTTGTTGGCTCCACGTACTTCAACATTTAGTACCTTTACAGCAACGGTCTGTGGTGTTGATTGGAGAACTCCTTTGTAAACCGAACCATATCTTCCTTTGCCGAGCAAATTGTTTGGGGAAAACTGATTTGTAGCTAGTAACAGATCATGGTATGAAACCCTGGGGTATTGGTTATCTTACAATACTGGGACAgggatatttataaatttagactTCCTATATCGATAAAAAATGTAGGCAAGACTTGCTAACAAGATAGCAACAGGGAAAGAGACTATAAGTATTAATCTCCATGTAAATGTCCTTTTCTTTTCGCTTGATATTGTCGAGGGACAATCAGGCAATTGCAATGCTTGAATACCTCCACAAAGCCCCAAATTCCCAACTACTGAGAAAGCACTAACATTGGAGAACACACCTTCTTTAGTCACTTCACCTTGAAGCTTGTTGTTCGACAGATTGAGGAATTGAATTAGACGAAACCTCTGAAAAAAACTTGGAACACTCCCTGATATATTATTGTTTGAAAGATCTAGAAGTGCGAGACTTCTTAAAGATTTGAAAGAAGATGGTATTTTACCTTGAAAAAGGTTTCCTTCCATATCTAGCTCCTCCAACATAATACAATCACCCAGAGTAAAGGGTATATCACCCCCTGAATTTGTTGTACGAGATATCTAGTGCAACTAAATGCTTGAAGCTCCCAATGTTGGATGGTAGTCGTCCTGTGAATAGATTTTGGTCCAAATATAGGAAAACACAGTGCGACGAAAGTCCAACAATTTGCTCAGGTATTACACCTCCAAGGCGTCTGTTAGTGACTGACAGTTCCTGTAAACTCGAGATATTAAACAATCCAGTAGGTATGCTCCCCTGGAGCATATTATCTTCCAAATGGAGAACAATTAATTGAGTAACGTTACCGATGGAAGGTGGTATCGCTCCTGAAATTTTATTTCCACTCAAATATAGATTGCCTAACTTAGTTAGATCTCCAATTGATGCTGGAATTGTCCCTGTCAGTAGATTGTCATCCAACTGAAGTACCGTCAAGTTCACAAGTTTTCCAATTTCACGGGGTATGCCTCCATAGATGTCGTTTGtgaacaagtacagtttctctaTTGAGGTGGAGAGGTTTACGATGGAATTTGGGAGCTCCCCTCTTAAACCATTCTTATATAAGATTAATTCATATAGATAGGTACAGTTGACCAGAGAACTGAAGAAGGTCAGGTCATTGGACCGCTGACTGTCTCCAAGTGGATTGTTACCCAGGTTTAGCACTTGAAGATTAGATAAGCTTCCCAAATTCATCGGTATAGGACCCGTAATATTGTTATGATCTATGACAAAGATGGCAAGGTTGGATGCATTGATTATTGATGCAGGAAGCGGCCCAGAAATTCTGTTATCTCCAATGTAGAACTCTTGCAGCTTGGGAAGGTTGAAGCCCAAATCTGCAGGAAGCGTGTCTTCTAACTCGTTActgtttaaaccaacaacagAGAGGGACGATACGTTGTAAAGGCACAGGGGAACCCTACCCGACAAATTGTTAGTTGATAAGTCAAGATAGCCTAATTTTGTAAGATGAGCAACTTCCAGAGGTATCGCCCCTGCTAGGTTGTTACTGCTCAGACTAAGCAGGCGGAGAGTCGATACATTACCAATGGAAGGTGGAATTGATCCGGTAAAATGATTGCTTCCAAGATTAAACAAATTAAGCCTAGGCCAAGAAGCAAACTCTGTAGGTAGCTTTCCTTTAAGATCGTTGTGGAACAGGCTGATGTTTCTGATATCTACGCAGTAACTCAAATTGGCAGGAAATCCACCTTCAAAATTGTTGTATTTTAGATAGAGATATTGTAGGCGAAACACTTGACCAATTTCATTTGGGATCGGGCCATGAAAGAAGTTGTCGTGGAGGTAAATTACCCTGAGAAAGGACAGGTTTCCAATATGAGGAGACAATGTACCCACTAAGTGTCGCGAGGAGAGATCAACTGATCAAGTGCAGTCACCCTCTGTCGTCTGCTGCTGCATGTAACACCTTTCCACAGACAGAAGTGGATTGAATTGTTCCACGAGGATAGCACACCCAACGGGTCAGCTGTTACTGAAGACTTGAAAGAATACAAAGCTTGTTGATCCGTGACATTGTTTGAATaagaata
Protein-coding regions in this window:
- the LOC135150571 gene encoding uncharacterized protein LOC135150571, translating into MASIGEKRIRKISELTDEEVEVKIWGKTGTRPRIDRAAIDYRRNFPFAKDFLEEKGNPPDHVHVPPSRQMWRKDLYPQFLRAVKVQEETYEERYKFTGDFEKDDQEALVYRSIDDYIKLSEDEKIATREYQKDMRRYHRDEAKSRGFDVGSSFDYSASSLSVAVYNSYQGKRTCYGNVRVVKAMSFGCIGTDLNISFQAASSSGDYQFQATVLDCAFPPDVPYSSFKIVLVRKLMSGEEIDPPEEIDYVGVRFLPIFPFSMEKLSDFDEKEPQSANVLHFYCEPKVPYPDWLSPTSFDLPLNLCEFVLHQYNIALHRFDSDKDEDDEIYDKVKVLRVIDVLRTLDAENGTTYYVTFEASLLDDEGNPQVFETKLFMSPLIPTTKIRIKFVRVKSN
- the LOC108224019 gene encoding probable LRR receptor-like serine/threonine-protein kinase At3g47570 — encoded protein: MEGNLFQGKIPSSFKSLRSLALLDLSNNNISGSVPSFFQRFRLIQFLNLSNNKLQGEVTKEGVFSNVSAFSVVGNLGLCGDNQYPRVSYHDLLLATNQFSPNNLLGKGRYGSVYKGVLQSTPQTVAVKVLNVEVRGANKSFIAECETLRNIRHRNLIKIITACSSTDFKGNDFKALVFEFMMNGSLDSWLHPSPFYQTNERNLTLLQRLNICIDVALGVDYLHHHSYTSIIHSDIKPSNILLDEEFVARVGDFGLARFSFATTSDPNQAQPSSTGVHGTVGYIPPEYGMGLEISAEGDVYSYGILLLEMFSGKRPTSSSILVANSNNLHEYVRNALPQRVMNIVDPRIIMDQEDHNLTSNQSYNKATLEVCLTSIFEVGILCSAEMPRERIDISVAIKQLHVARDKLLERRQ
- the LOC108224029 gene encoding putative receptor-like protein kinase At3g47110, translated to MPSEGRSRYNDKQAITLITVHARNIENERNQAQCVFHGYHRSFGGISKSSKSGLVAVGWASWVVKDVGEDLMGWVPRKEKSFHILDNIREDNYNIVYRTLDLEKKKIVALKKITFNNLAGITFRPGLKSTEPQIADFGLAYYYDPAQVWQFTNRVVTLWYLSPELLLGASSCDSARDLWTTGCILVELYEGLLANDLVIYLHDNFFHGPIPNEIGQVFRLQYLYLKYNNFEGGFPANLSYCVDIRNISLFHNDLKGKLPTEFASWPRLNLFNLGSNHFTGSIPPSIGNVSTLRLLSLSSNNLAGAIPLEVAHLTKLGYLDLSTNNLSGRVPLCLYNVSSLSVVGLNSNELEDTLPADLGFNLPKLQEFYIGDNRISGPLPASIINASNLAIFVIDHNNITGPIPMNLGSLSNLQVLNLGNNPLGDSQRSNDLTFFSSLVNCTYLYELILYKNGLRGELPNSIVNLSTSIEKLYLFTNDIYGGIPREIGKLVNLTVLQLDDNLLTGTIPASIGDLTKLGNLYLSGNKISGAIPPSIGNVTQLIVLHLEDNMLQGSIPTGLFNISSLQELSVTNRRLGGVIPEQIVGLSSHCVFLYLDQNLFTGRLPSNIGSFKHLVALDISYNKFRG